In Luteimonas sp. MC1750, the following proteins share a genomic window:
- a CDS encoding MFS transporter: protein MSSQTLPPGTGSSLHSPRERNASVFKGDDAALLGIVLAVVTFWLFAQTTMNIGPVMAADLGMPMPVMNIAISLAALFSGMFTVVLGGFGDRYGRVRMVLVGNGLGIAGSLLIAFAFGAASTPMILAGRVLQGLAAGAIMPSTMALLKTYWDGRERQRAISMWSIGSWGGSGLTNVFGGFMASTALGWRAIFIISALVSLASIALVRRIPESAPAAGRDPETDWAGIASLAVGLAALLVVVTQGSAIGWGSLVTWALLAVFLVALGVFVNAERHAASPLVDFRLFRNPVFTGAALSNFLINGTAGALAVSLWVLQGAAGMSAATTGYLTIGYAVAIIAFIRVGEKLLQRHGPRKPMAWGSLIVLAAILLLMATHTLQWQYTALAVVAYALFGLGLAFYATPSVDAALSNLPDAQTGAGSGIYKMASALGAAFGVAISAAIFTALAQSGLEAVGAAIEFTGRQDNLAVRQAGMVGLAFNALMALAALVSITVFIPGQAKR, encoded by the coding sequence ATGTCCAGCCAGACCCTCCCGCCCGGCACCGGCTCCAGCCTGCACTCCCCGCGCGAGCGCAACGCATCCGTGTTCAAGGGCGACGACGCCGCGCTGCTCGGCATCGTGCTGGCCGTCGTCACCTTCTGGCTGTTCGCCCAGACCACGATGAACATCGGGCCGGTGATGGCCGCGGACCTCGGCATGCCGATGCCGGTCATGAACATCGCGATCTCGCTCGCGGCCCTGTTCTCGGGAATGTTCACCGTGGTCCTGGGCGGCTTCGGCGACAGGTACGGCCGGGTGCGGATGGTCCTGGTGGGCAATGGCCTGGGCATCGCCGGCTCGCTGCTGATCGCCTTCGCCTTCGGCGCCGCCTCCACTCCGATGATCCTTGCCGGCCGCGTGCTGCAGGGCCTGGCCGCCGGCGCGATCATGCCGTCGACCATGGCCCTGCTGAAGACCTACTGGGACGGCCGCGAGCGCCAGCGCGCCATTTCGATGTGGTCGATCGGGTCCTGGGGCGGCTCCGGCCTGACCAATGTCTTCGGCGGCTTCATGGCCTCGACCGCGCTGGGATGGCGCGCCATCTTCATCATCAGCGCGCTGGTCTCGCTGGCGTCCATCGCGCTGGTGCGGCGGATCCCGGAGTCGGCCCCGGCGGCCGGGCGCGATCCGGAGACCGACTGGGCGGGCATCGCTTCCCTCGCCGTGGGCCTGGCGGCCCTGCTGGTCGTGGTCACCCAGGGATCGGCGATCGGCTGGGGCAGCCTGGTCACCTGGGCCCTGCTGGCGGTCTTCCTCGTCGCCCTGGGCGTCTTCGTCAACGCCGAGCGGCACGCGGCCAGTCCGCTGGTGGACTTCAGGCTGTTCCGCAACCCGGTGTTCACCGGCGCCGCGCTGTCCAACTTCCTGATCAACGGCACCGCCGGCGCGCTGGCGGTGTCGCTGTGGGTGCTGCAGGGCGCGGCGGGCATGTCCGCGGCAACGACGGGCTATCTCACCATCGGCTATGCCGTCGCCATCATCGCCTTCATCCGCGTGGGCGAAAAACTGCTGCAGCGCCACGGCCCGCGCAAGCCGATGGCCTGGGGCAGCCTGATCGTGCTGGCCGCCATCCTCCTGCTCATGGCCACGCACACCCTGCAGTGGCAATACACCGCGCTGGCGGTGGTGGCCTACGCGCTGTTCGGGCTCGGCCTGGCGTTCTACGCCACGCCGTCGGTGGATGCGGCGCTGTCCAACCTGCCGGACGCGCAGACCGGTGCGGGCTCGGGCATCTACAAGATGGCCTCGGCGCTGGGCGCCGCGTTCGGCGTGGCGATCTCGGCGGCGATCTTCACCGCACTCGCGCAGTCCGGGCTCGAGGCCGTCGGCGCGGCGATCGAGTTCACCGGCCGCCAGGACAACCTGGCGGTGCGCCAGGCCGGCATGGTCGGCCTGGCCTTCAACGCGCTGATGGCGCTGGCCGCGCTGGTGTCGATCACCGTCTTCATTCCCGGGCAGGCGAAGCGCTAG